A genomic segment from Mus musculus strain C57BL/6J chromosome 13, GRCm38.p6 C57BL/6J encodes:
- the Pde4d gene encoding cAMP-specific 3',5'-cyclic phosphodiesterase 4D isoform X6, producing MPEANYLLSVSWGYIKFKRMLNRELTHLSEMSRSGNQVSEYISNTFLDKQHEVEIPSPTQKEKEKKKRPMSQISGVKKLMHSSSLTNSCIPRFGVKTEQEDVLAKELEDVNKWGLHVFRIAELSGNRPLTVIMHTIFQERDLLKTFKIPVDTLITYLMTLEDHYHADVAYHNNIHAADVVQSTHVLLSTPALEAVFTDLEILAAIFASAIHDVDHPGVSNQFLINTNSELALMYNDSSVLENHHLAVGFKLLQEENCDIFQNLTKKQRQSLRKMVIDIVLATDMSKHMNLLADLKTMVETKKVTSSGVLLLDNYSDRIQVLQNMVHCADLSNPTKPLQLYRQWTDRIMEEFFRQGDRERERGMEISPMCDKHNASVEKSQVGFIDYIVHPLWETWADLVHPDAQDILDTLEDNREWYQSTIPQSPSPAPDDQEEGRQGQTEKFQFELTLEEDCESDTEKDSGSQVEEDTSCSDSKTLCTQDSESTEIPLDEQVEEEAVAEEESQPETCVPDDCCPDT from the exons ttcaaAAGGATGCTGAACCGGGAGCTCACGCATCTCTCTGAGATGAGTCGGTCTGGCAACCAGGTGTCGGAGTACATCTCAAACACATTTCTCG ATAAGCAACATGAAGTGGAAATCCCCTCTCCAactcagaaggaaaaggagaagaagaaaaggccgATGTCGCAGATCAGTGGGGTCAAGAAGTTGATGCACAGCTCCAGCCTAACTAATTCATGTATCCCCAGGTTTGGGGTTAAAACGGAGCAGGAAGATGTCCTGGCCAAG GAACTAGAAGATGTGAACAAGTGGGGCCTCCACGTTTTCCGAATAGCAGAGCTGTCTGGTAACCGGCCTCTGACTGTTATCATGCACACCATTTTTCAG GAACGAGATTTGTTAAAAACGTTTAAAATCCCAGTAGACACTTTGATTACGTATCTTATGACTCTGGAAGACCATTACCATGCTGACGTGGCCTATCACAACAACATCCATGCTGCAGACGTCGTCCAGTCCACTCACGTGCTGCTCTCTACACCCGCTTTGGAG GCTGTGTTCACAGACTTGGAGATTCTCGCGGCCATTTTTGCCAGTGCAATACATGATGTGGACCATCCTGGGGTGTCAaatcaatttctgatcaatacaA ACTCGGAACTCGCTCTGATGTACAACGACTCCTCGGTCCTAGAGAACCATCACTTGGCGGTGGGCTTTAAGTTGCTCCAGGAAGAAAACTGTGACATTTTCCAGAATCTGACCAAAAAGCAAAGACAATCTTTAAGGAAAATGGTCATTGACATT GTCCTGGCGACAGACATGTCGAAGCACATGAACCTGCTGGCTGATCTGAAAACCATGGTTGAAACCAAGAAGGTGACAAGCTCCGGCGTCCTCCTCCTGGATAACTACTCCGACAGGATCCAG GTCCTTCAGAATATGGTGCACTGTGCAGACCTGAGCAACCCCACAAAGCCACTCCAGCTGTACCGCCAGTGGACGGACCGGATAATGGAGGAGTTCTTCCGCCAGGGGGACCGAGAGCGGGAGCGTGGCATGGAGATAAGTCCCATGTGTGACAAGCACAACGCCTCTGTGGAAAAATCACAG GTGGGCTTCATAGACTATATCGTTCATCCACTCTGGGAGACGTGGGCAGACCTCGTACATCCCGATGCCCAGGACATCTTGGACACTTTGGAGGACAATCGTGAGTGGTACCAGAGCACAATCCCCCAGAGCCCCTCCCCTGCACCTGATGACCAAGAGGAGGGCCGGCAGGGACAGACTGAAAAATTCCAGTTTGAACTAACCTTGGAGGAAGACTGCGAGTCAGACACTGAAAAGGACAGTGGAAGTCAGGTGGAGGAAGACACTAGCTGCAGTGACTCTAAGACTCTGTGCACCCAAGACTCAGAGTCCACTGAAATTCCCCTTGACGAGCAGGTTGAGGAGGAAGCTGTAGCGGAAGAGGAAAGCCAGCCTGAAACTTGCGTCCCAGATGACTGCTGTCCTGATAcgtaa
- the Pde4d gene encoding cAMP-specific 3',5'-cyclic phosphodiesterase 4D isoform X7: MASNKFKRMLNRELTHLSEMSRSGNQVSEYISNTFLDKQHEVEIPSPTQKEKEKKKRPMSQISGVKKLMHSSSLTNSCIPRFGVKTEQEDVLAKELEDVNKWGLHVFRIAELSGNRPLTVIMHTIFQERDLLKTFKIPVDTLITYLMTLEDHYHADVAYHNNIHAADVVQSTHVLLSTPALEAVFTDLEILAAIFASAIHDVDHPGVSNQFLINTNSELALMYNDSSVLENHHLAVGFKLLQEENCDIFQNLTKKQRQSLRKMVIDIVLATDMSKHMNLLADLKTMVETKKVTSSGVLLLDNYSDRIQVLQNMVHCADLSNPTKPLQLYRQWTDRIMEEFFRQGDRERERGMEISPMCDKHNASVEKSQVGFIDYIVHPLWETWADLVHPDAQDILDTLEDNREWYQSTIPQSPSPAPDDQEEGRQGQTEKFQFELTLEEDCESDTEKDSGSQVEEDTSCSDSKTLCTQDSESTEIPLDEQVEEEAVAEEESQPETCVPDDCCPDT, translated from the exons ttcaaAAGGATGCTGAACCGGGAGCTCACGCATCTCTCTGAGATGAGTCGGTCTGGCAACCAGGTGTCGGAGTACATCTCAAACACATTTCTCG ATAAGCAACATGAAGTGGAAATCCCCTCTCCAactcagaaggaaaaggagaagaagaaaaggccgATGTCGCAGATCAGTGGGGTCAAGAAGTTGATGCACAGCTCCAGCCTAACTAATTCATGTATCCCCAGGTTTGGGGTTAAAACGGAGCAGGAAGATGTCCTGGCCAAG GAACTAGAAGATGTGAACAAGTGGGGCCTCCACGTTTTCCGAATAGCAGAGCTGTCTGGTAACCGGCCTCTGACTGTTATCATGCACACCATTTTTCAG GAACGAGATTTGTTAAAAACGTTTAAAATCCCAGTAGACACTTTGATTACGTATCTTATGACTCTGGAAGACCATTACCATGCTGACGTGGCCTATCACAACAACATCCATGCTGCAGACGTCGTCCAGTCCACTCACGTGCTGCTCTCTACACCCGCTTTGGAG GCTGTGTTCACAGACTTGGAGATTCTCGCGGCCATTTTTGCCAGTGCAATACATGATGTGGACCATCCTGGGGTGTCAaatcaatttctgatcaatacaA ACTCGGAACTCGCTCTGATGTACAACGACTCCTCGGTCCTAGAGAACCATCACTTGGCGGTGGGCTTTAAGTTGCTCCAGGAAGAAAACTGTGACATTTTCCAGAATCTGACCAAAAAGCAAAGACAATCTTTAAGGAAAATGGTCATTGACATT GTCCTGGCGACAGACATGTCGAAGCACATGAACCTGCTGGCTGATCTGAAAACCATGGTTGAAACCAAGAAGGTGACAAGCTCCGGCGTCCTCCTCCTGGATAACTACTCCGACAGGATCCAG GTCCTTCAGAATATGGTGCACTGTGCAGACCTGAGCAACCCCACAAAGCCACTCCAGCTGTACCGCCAGTGGACGGACCGGATAATGGAGGAGTTCTTCCGCCAGGGGGACCGAGAGCGGGAGCGTGGCATGGAGATAAGTCCCATGTGTGACAAGCACAACGCCTCTGTGGAAAAATCACAG GTGGGCTTCATAGACTATATCGTTCATCCACTCTGGGAGACGTGGGCAGACCTCGTACATCCCGATGCCCAGGACATCTTGGACACTTTGGAGGACAATCGTGAGTGGTACCAGAGCACAATCCCCCAGAGCCCCTCCCCTGCACCTGATGACCAAGAGGAGGGCCGGCAGGGACAGACTGAAAAATTCCAGTTTGAACTAACCTTGGAGGAAGACTGCGAGTCAGACACTGAAAAGGACAGTGGAAGTCAGGTGGAGGAAGACACTAGCTGCAGTGACTCTAAGACTCTGTGCACCCAAGACTCAGAGTCCACTGAAATTCCCCTTGACGAGCAGGTTGAGGAGGAAGCTGTAGCGGAAGAGGAAAGCCAGCCTGAAACTTGCGTCCCAGATGACTGCTGTCCTGATAcgtaa